The window GTGATGATCTTCGCCTTCTTCGGCGTGCCGGCCATCTACCAGCACCGCGTGCTCTTCTGGGGCATCCTCGGCGCGCTCCTCATGCGCGGCGCGATGATCGCCCTCGGCAGCGTCCTGATCGCGCGCTTCCACTGGATCCTCTATCTCTTCGGCGCCTTCCTGATCCTGACGGGCCTGAAGATGCTCATCGTGAAGTCCCACGGCGACGACCTGACGAGGAACCCCGTCGTGCGCCTCGCGCGCCGGCTCTTCCCGGTGACGGACCACTTCCACGGCCAGCGCTTCCTGGTGCGCGCGGGCAGCGACGCCTCGCACGCCCCGGCCCTGCCGGGCGGCGTCCCCGAGCGCGACGAAACCGTCGAGCGGACTCCGGTCGGCCGCCTGATGCTGACCCCGCTGGCGCTCGCCCTCGTCATGGTCGAGGTCACGGACCTCATCTTCGCCGTCGACTCGATCCCGGCCATCTTCGCGATCACGGCCGACCCCTTCCTCGTCTTCACCTCCAACGTGTTCGCGATCCTCGGCCTGCGCTCGCTCTACTTCGCGCTGGCCGGGCTCATGCACCGCTTCCGCTACCTGAAGGTGGCGCTGGCCTTCGTGCTCATGGTCGTGGGCGTCAAGATGATGGTCGCCAGGCCGCTCAAGGCCATCTTCGGCGAGGCCTTCAACTTCTACCTGCTCGGGCTGATTCTCGCGATCCTGGCGACGGGCGTGCTGGTCTCCCTGCGGCGGCGGCCGGATGCCGGGGACCCGCACACCTCCTCCAGAACCCATCCCTGACCGGAAGGCACACGATGCAGAACATCGAGACCAAGGTCGTCGGCAACCTGCTGACGATCACCATCAAGCTGGACGCGCCCCGCACGGCCTCGGCCTCGGGCAAGTCCCAGGTGATCGCGAGCACGCAGGGCAACGTCAGCGTCGGTGAACTCGACGGAAAGCCGATCAAGCTGGGCGTCAACTGCTACGTTCCCGCCTAGCGCCGCCCGGCGACGGCGCCCTCGTCGAGCAGGCGCCTGAGGAAGCGCCCCGTGCGCGACTCGCGCGCGCGGGCGATGAGCTCCGGCGGCCCGGCGGCGACCAGCTTGCCGCCGCCGCCACCGCCCTCGGGGCCGAGATCCAGCACCCAGTCGGCGCACTTCACCACGTCGAGGTTGTGCTCCACCACCAGCACGCTGTTGCCGGCATCCACCAAACGCTGCAGCACCTCGAGCAGCTTGGCGACGTCGGCGAAGTGGAGGCCCGTGGTCGGCTCGTCGAGAATGTAGAGCGTGCGCCCCGTCGCCACCCGCCCCAGTTCCTTGGCGAGCTTGACGCGCTGCGCCTCGCCGCCCGAGAGCGTCGTGGCCGGCTGGCCGAGCTTGATGTAGTCGAGGCCAACATCGGCCAGGGATTGCAGCAGGCGGCGCACGGCGGGCAATGCCGAGAAGTGCGCGAGCGCCTGCTGCAGGTCCATCTCGAGGATGGGGTGGATGTTGCGACCCTTGTAGGTGACCTCGAGGGTCTCGCGGTCGAAGCGGCGGCCCTGGCAGACGGGGCAGGTGACCCACACGTCCGGCAGGAAGTGCATCTCGATGCGCCGCTGGCCGTGACCCTCGCAGGCCTCGCAGCGGCCGCCCTTCACGTTGAAGCTGAAGCGCCCGGCCTTGTAGCCGCGGGCGCGCGCCTCGGGCAGCTCGGCGAAGAGCGCGCGGATGGGGTCGAAGACCCCGACATAGGTGGCCGGGTTGCTCCTCGGCGTGCGCCCGATGGGCTTTTGGTCTATCTCGATCACCTTGTCCAGGTGCTCGAGCCCGGCGAGCCTCCGGATCGTGCCCCCTAGCGCCTGCGCACCGTGGAAGTGCCGCGCGAGGCGCGGGTAGAGCGTCTCGGCGACGAGGCTGCTCTTGCCCGAGCCCGAGACGCCCGTGACCGCGACGAAGACCCCCAGCGGGATCTCGACATCGAGGCCGCGCAGGTTGTTGTGCTCGACGCCGCCCAGGCGCAGCCACGCCTTCCCGGGCGCGCGCCGCCGCGCGGGCGGCGCGATCGCGGCGCGCCCGGCGAGATAGGCGCCCGTCACCGAGCGCCGCGCGCGCTCCACCTGTGCGGGGCTCCCCGTGGCGACGATCTCGCCCCCCATCACGCCGGCGCCCGGCCCGAAGTCCACCACGTGGTCGGCGAGACGGATGGTCTCCTCGTCGTGCTCAACTACGACGACAGTGTTACCGAGGTCCCGCAGCCGGAAGAGCGTGTCGAGCAGGTTGCGGTTGTCGCGCGGGTGCAGGCCGATGCTCGGCTCGTCCAGAATGTAGAGCACGCCCGTCAGGCCGCGGCCGATCTGGCTGGCGAGGCGGATCCTCTGGCTCTCGCCGCCGCTCAGCGTGGGCGCCGGGCGCGCGAGGTTGAGGTAGTCCAGGCCCACCTTGACCAGGAAGCCCAGGCGCTCGCTGATCTCGAGGATCAGCTCGCCGGCCACCTCGCGCTCGGCGGGCGCCAGGCGCAGCCCGGCAAAGAAGCGGTCCAGCTCGCCGATGGGCAGCGCGCTGAGTTCGTGGATCCCCCGCCCCTGGAAACTCACGGCCAGGCTCTCCGGCCGCAGGCGATGGCCCTTGCAGGCATGGCAGGGCCGCTCGGCCATGCAGCTCTCGTAGTAC of the bacterium genome contains:
- a CDS encoding TerC family protein; protein product: MSISWLRAASIGLAPAARNGDHSASRRALHARSAPRGLRVLLIWSAFVGFVLLLLALDLGVFHRHAHVVSVREALGWSAVWIALGLAFSIFIFFGYEAHWFGLGGAVDAVDGLVNNGRTAAIKYLTGYVVEKSLSVDNIFVIVMIFAFFGVPAIYQHRVLFWGILGALLMRGAMIALGSVLIARFHWILYLFGAFLILTGLKMLIVKSHGDDLTRNPVVRLARRLFPVTDHFHGQRFLVRAGSDASHAPALPGGVPERDETVERTPVGRLMLTPLALALVMVEVTDLIFAVDSIPAIFAITADPFLVFTSNVFAILGLRSLYFALAGLMHRFRYLKVALAFVLMVVGVKMMVARPLKAIFGEAFNFYLLGLILAILATGVLVSLRRRPDAGDPHTSSRTHP
- the uvrA gene encoding excinuclease ABC subunit UvrA; this encodes MRPPQEETVATPARRRRVADSPRAIEIRGARIHNLKGVDVSIPRNTVTVFTGVSGSGKSSLAFDTLYAEGQRRYIESLSSYARQFLGQMEKPEVDSITGLSPAISIDQKTASVNPRSTVGTVTEIHDYLRVLYARLGVPHCPQCGREIGSQTVDQMVDRIHELPPGTRFMVLAPLARGQKGEFADLWPKLVKQGFARVRVEGEIHRLADPPKLAKNKRHTIEVVVDRLALTDGIATRLHEALETALALGEGSLRVLTTAGEEIPLGSAHACQACGLSFEPVEPRSFSFNSHYGACPDCQGLGVIREPLPELLVPSEALTIREGAIREIASWIEGKGHWSQLIQRIFREYGIDIDRPFAKLTAKQKQLIFYGDPRAAGLAKQDHFLVPVDAANANWGAREWLIGGLVPNILRRYRATQSEMARQYYESCMAERPCHACKGHRLRPESLAVSFQGRGIHELSALPIGELDRFFAGLRLAPAEREVAGELILEISERLGFLVKVGLDYLNLARPAPTLSGGESQRIRLASQIGRGLTGVLYILDEPSIGLHPRDNRNLLDTLFRLRDLGNTVVVVEHDEETIRLADHVVDFGPGAGVMGGEIVATGSPAQVERARRSVTGAYLAGRAAIAPPARRRAPGKAWLRLGGVEHNNLRGLDVEIPLGVFVAVTGVSGSGKSSLVAETLYPRLARHFHGAQALGGTIRRLAGLEHLDKVIEIDQKPIGRTPRSNPATYVGVFDPIRALFAELPEARARGYKAGRFSFNVKGGRCEACEGHGQRRIEMHFLPDVWVTCPVCQGRRFDRETLEVTYKGRNIHPILEMDLQQALAHFSALPAVRRLLQSLADVGLDYIKLGQPATTLSGGEAQRVKLAKELGRVATGRTLYILDEPTTGLHFADVAKLLEVLQRLVDAGNSVLVVEHNLDVVKCADWVLDLGPEGGGGGGKLVAAGPPELIARARESRTGRFLRRLLDEGAVAGRR